The Peromyscus maniculatus bairdii isolate BWxNUB_F1_BW_parent chromosome 6, HU_Pman_BW_mat_3.1, whole genome shotgun sequence genome has a segment encoding these proteins:
- the C6H3orf80 gene encoding putative membrane protein C3orf80 homolog — protein sequence MWGPGVTAEGLSVAPAPPPLLPLLLLLALALVAPSRGGGGCAELACGERERCCDSANATAVRCCKLPLHAFLDNVGWFVRKLSGLLILLVLFAIGYFLQRIICPSPRRYPRGQARPGQARPGPAGGSGPPGTAGQPDDDDDSPALLRDEVAAGSLDSLLDSGGGRGRGGGGRLPPTCVSEHELRVVSPVFLQLPSYEEVKYLPTYEESMRLQQLSPAEVVLPVSVLGHPRGGSAGDPDGGQGRFPLI from the coding sequence ATGTGGGGCCCGGGGGTCACGGCCGAGGGCCTGTCGGTGGCTccagcgccgccgccgctgctgccgctgctgctgctgctggcgctGGCGCTGGTGGCGCCCTCGCGGGGCGGCGGGGGCTGCGCGGAGCTGGCGTGCGGCGAGCGGGAGCGCTGCTGCGACTCGGCCAACGCCACGGCCGTGCGCTGCTGCAAGCTGCCGCTCCACGCCTTCCTGGACAACGTGGGCTGGTTCGTCCGCAAGCTCTCTGGACTGCTCATCCTGCTGGTCCTCTTCGCCATCGGCTACTTCCTGCAGCGCATCATCTGCCCCAGCCCACGCAGGTACCCGCGTGGCCAGGCGCGCCCTGGCCAGGCACGACCCGGGCCTGCTGGAGGTTCCGGGCCGCCGGGGACCGCGGGGCAAcccgacgacgacgacgactcGCCTGCTCTGTTGCGCGACGAGGTGGCGGCAGGCTCGCTGGACTCACTGCTGGACAGTGGCGGCGGCCGGGGCCGAGGAGGTGGCGGACGTCTGCCTCCTACCTGCGTTTCGGAGCACGAGCTGCGGGTGGTGTCGCCGGTCTTCCTCCAGCTGCCCAGCTACGAGGAGGTCAAGTACCTGCCCACCTATGAGGAGTCCATGCGGCTGCAGCAGCTCAGCCCTGCGGAGGTCGTGCTGCCAGTGTCGGTGCTGGGCCATCCACGGGGCGGTAGTGCTGGGGACCCCGACGGCGGCCAGGGCCGCTTCCCGCTCATCTGA